Below is a genomic region from Telmatobacter sp. DSM 110680.
GGCCTGGCCTGGATCGAAGACAACAAACCCTTCATCGCCAAAGGACCAAGCGGCGTTGCCGTGCGTTCGATTCTGGAATGGGTGCGCAGCTATGCCAATTAGCTGCACTCCTCGGAATTAGTGCAACGCGGGACGGGAACGCACCAGCGTTCGATGGCGACGCATCAGCAATACAAGCGCGCGGCGAATGTAGATGGCAAGCAGTGGCATCGCGATCGCTCCAGCGAGACCCCATACGATCAGCGCGTGCCACTCCCACTGCCAGATGTCGCGAAACAGCCGCAGGGGATGATGGCTCAGATGCTCGATCTGATGCCGGTTTAGCGGCACTCGTGCCGTGTGAAACAGATGTACGCCCAGTTCAATGAACGGAAGGAACAGAAGCAGGTGGAGTGGCGACGCAGATTGCGCTCCGATCTGCGATGCGACCTGATTCAGACCAAATGTCCATGCCAGCATGACAACCAGAAACGTCGTGATCCCCACCGACGGATTGATTCCAACGATGATTCCCATTGCCAGGCTCCACGCCAGACGTCGGGGCGTGATTCCCCCGCGCAATAGCCGCAACAGCGGCCGCAATATCCTGCAACGGATGAACTCGCGGATGGACTGGGGTACAAGCACTTCGAATGGCACCTGGGGGTAGAATTTGGTGCGAATTTTCCCCTCACAAAGTGGGATGCGCCTTCATGAATGGCAGTTTGAAATAACCAAACGAGGGCGAGCATGAAAAGCCCGCATCTAACGATTGAGATTGGCGAGCAACCCCAAAACATATCCAGCACCGTGGGTAGGACAACTCGTTCTCGCCTGCAGGAAGTGCCAAAAGAAGCTGAAGGGCAACCAAGACTTGCGTGCGCTTGCAAGGCTGAAGAAGACAATCAAGCGCTACAACCGGAAACATCCCGACGGACCGCTGCATGTAATCAACGTCGCGTGTATGGATTTGTGTCCCAAGGATGGAGTGACAGTATGCTGCCCGGCGCGCGGCTCGGGCCGTTTGTCAATTCTGCGCAGCAAAGACGATCTTGACCGGCTCTCATGACCGCAAGATGATTTTGCCCGAAAATCCACGCGTGTCTACAGTTCCGAATCGCAGCCTCCGGCAAGACTGGCGGCGCGGGCTGTCTACACGCCGACGATATTCCCGTCATCATCTACATCGATTGACATCGCGCGGGGATGGCTGGGCAGACCCGGCATCAGCATCATGTTTCCTGAAACCGCGACCACGAATCCCGCACCTGCTGAAAGGGACACATCATTTATATTCAACGTCCATCCAGTTGGCGCACCCATGCGCTTGGGGTCGTCCGTGAGCGAGTATTGCGTCTTGGCAATGCAGACTGGCAGCTTTCCGAATCCCCAGGCTGCATAGCGTTCGAGTTTCTCGCGCGCTGCGGCGCTGATAACGACACCGTCGGCACCGTAAACCTGAATCGCAACTTTCAGGATCTTCACGTCAAGCGCATCTTCAAGCCCATAAACGGGCTGAATCTCCGGCGCAGGATTGATTCCAATCGCGGAAACGACCTTATGTGCCAACTCGGCGGCCCCATCGCCTCCCTTGGTAAACGCTTCGACCAGTGCACAAGGCACTCCATGCAGAGAGCATTCGGTGGCGATCATCTCAAGATCTTCAGGCGTATCGGATGGGAAGCGGTTGATGGCGACAACCAGCGGCACGCCATAAGCACGCAGCGTCTTGATGTGATGCGCAAGATTGGCGAACCCCGCCACAAGCTTTCCCTCGCCTTGCGCACGCAAACTCTGCGCCGTAACCACGAGAACTGTAGCCGCCGGTTGAATACCGGACGAACGCATCACGATGTCAAAATACTTTTCCGCGCCAAGATCCGCCGCAAATCCGCACTCGTTCACAACGTATTCGGCCAGCCGCACGCCCATCTTGTGCGCGAGGATGCTGGAGGTTCCGTGCGCTATGTTTCCGAATGGGCCCGTATGTACGAGCGCCGGAGTGCCCTCGGTGGTCTGCACGAGGTTGGGCTTGATGGCGTCGTCGAGCAGCGCCAGCATGGCGCCGGTTGCGCCAAGATCCGCCGCCGTAACGGGGAGCCCTTTTCGCGATGGCCCCACGACGATAGAGTCGATGCGATGCCGCAAATCGGCGCGGCTCGAAGCCAGCGCCATAATGGCCATAATCTCCGACGCAGCAGTAATCACAAAGCCGGTCTGGCGGTTGGCTCCGTCGCCCTTGGATCCAACGCTCACCGTTACGTGCCGCAGAGCACGGTCGTTCATATCCAGTGCGCGCGGCCAGGTGATCTGGTCGGGATCGAGATCAAGCGCGTTGCCGAAGAACAGATGCGAATCGATCATCGCAGCCAGCAAATTATGCGCGGCTGTAATGGCATGAAAATCGCCATGAAAATGCAAATTGATCTTCTGGCTCGGTTCCACCTGCGACAGACCGCCGCCCGCCGCTCCACCCTTCATCCCGAACACCGGTCCCAGTGAAGGCTCACGCGAGGTAAGAATCGACTTGCATCCGATCCGCTCGAGTCCTTGCGCGAGGCCAATCGACACAACCGTCTTTCCCTCGCCGGATGTTGTCGGCGTGGTTGCCGTTACGACAATCAACTTGCCGCGCACCGGGAACGCTGGGTTGTCGAGAAGGTCGAGCTTGAGCTTCGCGCCATAGACGCCTATGGGCTCGTACTCGGCCGGAAGCAGCGAAAGTTTTTTGGCGATCTGGTCGATGGGAAGGAGCATATTTGTTTGCAAAACGGTGTTATTCATAAACCTGCCTTACATACCTGACCGTCGAGCAATATACTCCCCCGGCCTGAAGGACTGCTTGTGACGCAGGCTACATGAGTGTTACCGACGTCCTACATGGCCTCCGGGCTTTCGATGCCTAGCCAGTCGAGCACCGTAACGAGTTCGTGCAAAGTGATGGCGGCCGTTGCCAGCAGGAACATCCGTCGCTCCGGATCCAACTCCGTCAGCACATGATGCTTGTGGTAGAAGTTGTTGAATTCCTGCGCCAGTTGGAAGGCGTGCTTCGCGAGGTAAGCAGGCTCTGAGGTGGCAATGCACTGCTCGAGCACCGACGAACGCCGTCCTGCCCGCAGCCACAAAGACCAGATGTCGTCTCCAGTCTCGCCCATCAAAAACGCGCCCGGATCGGAACCGGCGAATTCGCGTAAAACAGCTTCCGGCGTAATGGACCCCTTGCGGAAGATATTGCGTGCGCGGACCACGGCGTACTGAATATAAGGTCCGGTTTCCCCCTCGAAACTGAGCGCGTCTTTGAAGTCAAAAGCAATTACCGAATTTCGGGTGAACTTCAGCATGAAGTAGCGGAGGGCGCCGATTGCGATTTGCTCCGCAATTACCTGCCGTTCCTGATCATCGCGTGAAGTCTGGCGTGTATCGACTTCAAAGCGCGTCGCCGCAATCAGCTTGTCGATCAGGTCATCGGCCTTGACGCCGAATCCTTTGCGGCCGCTCACCTCGATGTAAGGCCGCTCGCGGTCTTCTTCGGCCACCTCATAACCAAGTTCTGCGGCGCAGCGCGGTGTCAACGCCACCATCTCGTAGCCGAAGTGGGTGTAGTGGTCAGCTTGTTCGGTATATCCCATGCCTCGCAACGCCAGGATCACGTTGGCCTGAGGATCGGCCTGACGCGAATCAATCACGTTGTAGATAGCCTGAGCGCCACCGAACTGCGGATGCGGCTCTTCGCCCTTCTCCGTCGAGATCCAGCATTCGTGACTCGGATAAGTGAAGAACTTACGATACCCAAAATCGCGTCCCAGTAGCCCGAATTTCCAAAGATGGTAGGCAATGTCCTTGCCGACGTAGGTCACGGTTCCGTTGGAACGAACGATAACCTTTGCATCTTCGTCGACGACCTTGGGGCCCTCGTCCGTTTTTGCAGGCTCACTCGGAGAGATGGTCCTCGACATCACCCAGCAGCCTTTGTTCTTGCCTTCGTTCTCGAAATACAGCACACCCTTCTGCTTCAACTGCTCGAAGGCGAGTGCCCAGAAATTGAGGTGCAGTATCTCGCTTTCGCGCGGCAAAAAGTCGTATTCGATACCCAGCCGCAGCATGGTTTCGAGATGCCGCCTCAGTACCGCAGTTGAAATCAGATCGGCGACCGCAGCCGTCTCATTGCCGCCCTGTTCAATCTCATGCAGGGTTGCGTAACGAAGCTTCTTGCGCTCCTCGTTCTCTTCATTCGTGCCGTTGGTGTACCACTGCGAAGTGCGCGCATAGAGATCCCAGCAGTAGAAGTCGACACGCTGAAAGTGCAATTCCATGTCATCGATCAGTGCGCGAACTTCTGCCAGCGATTTCTTTTCGAGGTGCAGGAAACCAACCACCACGTCCGCAACCTGCACGCCCGTGTTATCGATGTAGTTCTGCACCGCGACTTGCCGCCCCGCGGCGCGCAGAAGCCTTACAAACGTGTCGCCGAGAATTGCGTTGCGCAGGTGGCCGATGTGGGCAGCTTTGTTGGGATTGATGCTGGTGTGCTCGACCAGGGCGTGGATGTCGGAGTGTGCAGGCTTGGAGTCTTCGCCGCTCGTCATCATGCGAACTGCAACCACGCGATCGAGATGAGCATTGATGTATCCGGCGCCCGCAATGTCGAAGGACGCGAAGCCACGCGGCGTACCCAGTTCCGTCACAATCTCCTGCGCAATTACCTTGGGCGCCTTGCGCAGCTTGCGAGCCAGTTCAAAGGCAATCGGAGTGGCCAGTTCGCCAAACTTCAGATCCGGCGGCGTCTCCAGCGGAATGTTTTCGACCGTCAGGTCGTATTTGGCTTTGAGCACATCGCGCAGATGCGACTCAAGCCGGTTTTTCAGTTCCTGATACACGGGTGAGTGCCTCGGAAATCCTTGATTTACAAGGCTGATTCTAACAGACGTTATACTTGCCAATGCTTGATCCAAGAACGTCAGTAACGCGACAAAAGACACCTGTTCGAGGTCGGCATTTCAGCTGGAATATACGTGAATTCGGAGTTTGCCGAGTGCGTGCCCCTCGACTGAAGCGCGATACAGCATCGCAGCGGTGCCACTTTGCGCGAGATCCATCCATGACATCTCGACGTTTCCAAACATAGCCCCGCGGTACTGGCGATTCGCGTGATTCCAGATGCCGCTCAGGGAAAAGCTGGGCAGTCTGCATGCCGTAAGATGAAGTGGACGCTGCTTCTGGAAGCCTTTGAGTCTTCAACCAGAAAAAGCCCACGGATTCCATGGCCAAGACCGACCCCAGCTCATCCCGTTTCTACATCACAACGCCCATTTATTACGTGAATGCGCGTCCGCACCTGGGGCACGCGTATTCAACCATCGTGTGTGACGCGATTGCGCGACGCAAGCGGGCCATGGGCATCGATACATGGTTTCTGACCGGGACTGATGAACATGGGCAGAAGATCGAGCGCTCCGCCAAGCTGGCCGGATGCACCCCGCAGGACTTCGCTGACAAAATCGCCTCCGAATTCCGCGCCCAGTGGGACCGCCTCGGCCTCACCTACGATGACTTCATCCGAACAACCGAGCCCCGCCACAAGCGCGGCGTGCAGAAGCTTTTTGCCACCCTCCGCGATCGCGGTTTTATCTACAAGGGCTCGTACACCGGACAATACTGCGTATCCGATGAAGCGTGGGTTGACGTGCCACCCGGCGCGCCCTGCCCCGATTGCGGTCGCATCACCGAAACCGTCAGCGAGGAAAATTACTTCTTCAAGCTTTCCGCTTTCGAGCGCAAGCTGCTTGAGTTTTACGACGAGAACCCCGGATTCATGCAGCCGGAATCGACCCGCCGCGAAGTCATCTCATTCGTACGCAGCGGCCTTAAAGATCTTTCGATCAGCCGCAGCAGCTTTACTTGGGGTATCCCCGTTCCGGGCGACGAAAAACACGTGGTCTACGTGTGGCTCGATGCGCTGGCCAACTACATCACGGCGCTTGGGTACGGCTCGGATGATCCCGCCGACCAGGCACGCTTCGCGAAATTCTGGCCCGCCGACATTCACCTCATCGGCAAAGAGATCAGTCGGTTTCACTGTGTCTACTGGCCCGCATTTCTGATGGCCGCTGGGCTGCCAACGCCGCGTTCTGTAAAAGCCAACGGCTGGCTGCTTTTCGATCAAGGCAAGATGTCGAAATCGCGCGGTAACATCGTGCGCGCCGACACCGTGCGCGAAGTACTGGGCGCGGATGCCTTGCGCTACTTCCTGCTGCGCGAGATTCCCTTCGGCCAGGACGGCAGTTTTACATTCGACGCCCTTGTCCAGCGCTACAACGGCGACCTTGCCAACGGCTACGGTAACCTTGTCAGCCGAGTGGTCAACATGGTTCACAAGTACTTCGGTGGAGTGGTGCCGGAAACAGGTGCGGAGACGCAAGCTGAGTCGTCCCTGCGAGAAAGCACGATTCGCACGACCGCCGCGTTTGCTCCGCTCTTTGAAGGACTCGACTTTTCTGAGGCGCTGAAAACACTGTGGGCGCTGGTTGCCGAGACGGATGGGTACCTTACCGCCAACGCTCCCTGGAAGCGTCCGGCCGACCGTTCTGAAGGCGATCACGCGGCGCTGCAGGCCCGTGTGCTGGCCACTGCTGCCGAGGCGATTCGCGTAATCACGGCGTTGGTCTATCCCATCCTCCCAGATGCGGCATCCAAGGTGTGGCAGCAGCTTGGGCAGGGCGAAATTGCTGACGCTGCGAAACAAGCATTTCTCACCAACCTCGCGTGGGGCGGACTGAAAGCCGGTACACACTTCGGCGAGCCCGCACCACTCTTTCCCCGCGCTGAAAAGGACGCAGTCACCCGTATGCAGAATTTGGAAGACGAGAACAACAAGAATGCTATAGAGGCTGCGAGCAACCAGGAGAGTGCCGAGAAGACTGCTCCTGAAGCTCCCACGTCCGCTCTGGGTGTAAATCCTCATCCCGGGCAGCAGCCGCCAGCCGATTCGGTGAAGTCCGCTCCATCGGCTACTTCGGTGCAATCACCATCGAGCACCGAAGACGGTCCCGCAGGCACAGCCGCCACCACCGCTCCGAGCAATCCGGAAAAACCGGTCGCGACTGCCCACGTGCATACAGTGCCAGCAGAGTTATCCAGCAGTCGGCTTTCTTCAACACCTGCCGAAGCCCCTGCCAACCAGCCTTTACATTCGAAGGAAACCCAGGACCCTTCCGGGGCGCCGACACAGCCGGCGCAAACAAACCCCACGGTGATCAGCATTGATGACTTCGCCAAGGTGGAGCTGCGGGTAGCCCAAATACTGGTCGCCGAGAGAATTCCCAAGGCCGACAAACTACTGCGGCTGGAAGTCGATCTGGGCTATGAAAAGCGCCAGATCCTCGCCGGGATCGCGCAATACTATGAGCCGGAAAAGCTGATTGGCCGCAAGATTGTAATCGTCGCCAACCTGGCTCCACGGAAGATGCGCGGCCTGGAGTCGAATGGGATGCTGCTGGCAGCGTCGCTGCCCACGGATGGTGCGCCCGTGCTGGCAGGATTTCTCGAAGACGTACCACTTGGTGCGCGGCTAAAGTAGAAAATTGAATTGCAGAACGAGTGATGGTGCGTTGAGCAAATCACCTCGAAATTACAGGAGGTCTCTGCTTGCTGATCGACTCCCACGCCCACCTCGATAGCCCTCGCTACGCAGAGGACCGCGATGTCATGCTGCGCCATGCTGCCGAAGCAGGCGTAGGCGCGGTTTTGTCGATTGGCATTGGCGAAGGCCCGGGCGAGATGCACCAAGCAATGGATATCTGCCGGGAGTTCAATGGCAAGCCGGGCATGCCCCTTCTCTACGCCAGCGCCGGAATCTATCCTCACAATGCTGCCGAAGCCGATGACGCGGCGCAGGCCAAGCTCGATGACCTCCTCTCTCAACCTGAAGTCATCGCATGCGGCGAGATTGGTCTCGATTACTATCACGAAGGCGCGGCTCATCCTGTTCAACGCGAAGGGCTTATCTGCCAGCTAAAGATTGCTGCCGCACGCAAGCGCCCCATCCTCATCCACTGCCGACCGAAAGACGGTGCGACCGACGCATGGGATCACCTCTTCGAAGTGCTCGACGAACACTGGGCATCAACCGGCCTCGGTGGTGTAATGCACTGTTTCGGCGGGGGTTGGGAGCAGGCGCGACGCTCGCTTGATCTCGGGTTTCTCATCTCCTTCGCGGGGAATCTTACCTACCCCAAAGCACAGCCCTTACGCGACGTTGCCGCGCGCGTTCCACTCGATGGAGTGCTCGTCGAGACTGATGCGCCGTGGCTCGCTCCTAGTGCGCTCCGGGGCAAGCGGAACGAGCCCGCATTTGTGACGCAGACTGCACAGACAATGGCGGAAATTCACCAGATTTCGGCCGACGATATGGCGACAGCAACGACCAAAAACTTCGCTCGATTGTTCAACCTTCCGCTCGGCGTGGGAAACTGATAGAGTTGCACCGCCAAGAGCGAACCTCCAGCAACCCAGGCATTTGAAGGAACTGAATTTATGGCCCAGGAAAATTCATTCGATATCGTCAGCAAAGTCGACATTCAGGAAGTGCGCAACGCTATCGATCAGGCAATGAAAGAGATCCGCCAGCGCTTCGATTTGAAAGACAGCCACTCCGAGATCAACCTTGAAGGTGCCGACACCATTCAGATGGCTTCTGCGAACGAGTACAAACTCGAAGCCATCAAAGAAATTCTCGGACAGAAACTCGTGAAACGTGGTGTCTCGCTGAAAAACCTTACCCACGGTAAGGTTGAGCCAGCCATGGGCCAGAGCGTGCGCCAGAAGATCACGCTGCAGCAGGGGATCCCTACTGAAAAGGCCAAGGAAATTGTGCGTATCGTCAAGGACTCAAAAAAGAAGGTGCAGGCGAGCATTCAAGGCGATAGTGTGAGAATATCGGGCAAAGACCGAGACGATCTTCAGGCCATCATCGCCGCATTGCGGGGCAAGGACCTCGGTGTGGAACTGACCTTCACGAACTACCGCACGAACTGATACGCGAGATTCGGAGACCATTGAGCACTCTGGCAATAGCGACGGCTAAAGAGGTTTTCGAACTGCTGCGAGAAGACCTCGTAGCGATCGAGCAGGAGTTGGGGCGTGACGCGGCCTCCAGTGTCAGCACCATCACCGAAATTGCAGAGTACCTGCGCGAGGGCGGCGGCAAACGCATTCGTCCTTCCCTGCT
It encodes:
- the argS gene encoding arginine--tRNA ligase; the protein is MYQELKNRLESHLRDVLKAKYDLTVENIPLETPPDLKFGELATPIAFELARKLRKAPKVIAQEIVTELGTPRGFASFDIAGAGYINAHLDRVVAVRMMTSGEDSKPAHSDIHALVEHTSINPNKAAHIGHLRNAILGDTFVRLLRAAGRQVAVQNYIDNTGVQVADVVVGFLHLEKKSLAEVRALIDDMELHFQRVDFYCWDLYARTSQWYTNGTNEENEERKKLRYATLHEIEQGGNETAAVADLISTAVLRRHLETMLRLGIEYDFLPRESEILHLNFWALAFEQLKQKGVLYFENEGKNKGCWVMSRTISPSEPAKTDEGPKVVDEDAKVIVRSNGTVTYVGKDIAYHLWKFGLLGRDFGYRKFFTYPSHECWISTEKGEEPHPQFGGAQAIYNVIDSRQADPQANVILALRGMGYTEQADHYTHFGYEMVALTPRCAAELGYEVAEEDRERPYIEVSGRKGFGVKADDLIDKLIAATRFEVDTRQTSRDDQERQVIAEQIAIGALRYFMLKFTRNSVIAFDFKDALSFEGETGPYIQYAVVRARNIFRKGSITPEAVLREFAGSDPGAFLMGETGDDIWSLWLRAGRRSSVLEQCIATSEPAYLAKHAFQLAQEFNNFYHKHHVLTELDPERRMFLLATAAITLHELVTVLDWLGIESPEAM
- a CDS encoding TatD family hydrolase — protein: MLIDSHAHLDSPRYAEDRDVMLRHAAEAGVGAVLSIGIGEGPGEMHQAMDICREFNGKPGMPLLYASAGIYPHNAAEADDAAQAKLDDLLSQPEVIACGEIGLDYYHEGAAHPVQREGLICQLKIAAARKRPILIHCRPKDGATDAWDHLFEVLDEHWASTGLGGVMHCFGGGWEQARRSLDLGFLISFAGNLTYPKAQPLRDVAARVPLDGVLVETDAPWLAPSALRGKRNEPAFVTQTAQTMAEIHQISADDMATATTKNFARLFNLPLGVGN
- a CDS encoding formate--tetrahydrofolate ligase, with protein sequence MNNTVLQTNMLLPIDQIAKKLSLLPAEYEPIGVYGAKLKLDLLDNPAFPVRGKLIVVTATTPTTSGEGKTVVSIGLAQGLERIGCKSILTSREPSLGPVFGMKGGAAGGGLSQVEPSQKINLHFHGDFHAITAAHNLLAAMIDSHLFFGNALDLDPDQITWPRALDMNDRALRHVTVSVGSKGDGANRQTGFVITAASEIMAIMALASSRADLRHRIDSIVVGPSRKGLPVTAADLGATGAMLALLDDAIKPNLVQTTEGTPALVHTGPFGNIAHGTSSILAHKMGVRLAEYVVNECGFAADLGAEKYFDIVMRSSGIQPAATVLVVTAQSLRAQGEGKLVAGFANLAHHIKTLRAYGVPLVVAINRFPSDTPEDLEMIATECSLHGVPCALVEAFTKGGDGAAELAHKVVSAIGINPAPEIQPVYGLEDALDVKILKVAIQVYGADGVVISAAAREKLERYAAWGFGKLPVCIAKTQYSLTDDPKRMGAPTGWTLNINDVSLSAGAGFVVAVSGNMMLMPGLPSHPRAMSIDVDDDGNIVGV
- a CDS encoding YajQ family cyclic di-GMP-binding protein; this translates as MAQENSFDIVSKVDIQEVRNAIDQAMKEIRQRFDLKDSHSEINLEGADTIQMASANEYKLEAIKEILGQKLVKRGVSLKNLTHGKVEPAMGQSVRQKITLQQGIPTEKAKEIVRIVKDSKKKVQASIQGDSVRISGKDRDDLQAIIAALRGKDLGVELTFTNYRTN
- the metG gene encoding methionine--tRNA ligase translates to MAKTDPSSSRFYITTPIYYVNARPHLGHAYSTIVCDAIARRKRAMGIDTWFLTGTDEHGQKIERSAKLAGCTPQDFADKIASEFRAQWDRLGLTYDDFIRTTEPRHKRGVQKLFATLRDRGFIYKGSYTGQYCVSDEAWVDVPPGAPCPDCGRITETVSEENYFFKLSAFERKLLEFYDENPGFMQPESTRREVISFVRSGLKDLSISRSSFTWGIPVPGDEKHVVYVWLDALANYITALGYGSDDPADQARFAKFWPADIHLIGKEISRFHCVYWPAFLMAAGLPTPRSVKANGWLLFDQGKMSKSRGNIVRADTVREVLGADALRYFLLREIPFGQDGSFTFDALVQRYNGDLANGYGNLVSRVVNMVHKYFGGVVPETGAETQAESSLRESTIRTTAAFAPLFEGLDFSEALKTLWALVAETDGYLTANAPWKRPADRSEGDHAALQARVLATAAEAIRVITALVYPILPDAASKVWQQLGQGEIADAAKQAFLTNLAWGGLKAGTHFGEPAPLFPRAEKDAVTRMQNLEDENNKNAIEAASNQESAEKTAPEAPTSALGVNPHPGQQPPADSVKSAPSATSVQSPSSTEDGPAGTAATTAPSNPEKPVATAHVHTVPAELSSSRLSSTPAEAPANQPLHSKETQDPSGAPTQPAQTNPTVISIDDFAKVELRVAQILVAERIPKADKLLRLEVDLGYEKRQILAGIAQYYEPEKLIGRKIVIVANLAPRKMRGLESNGMLLAASLPTDGAPVLAGFLEDVPLGARLK
- a CDS encoding DUF2062 domain-containing protein produces the protein MPFEVLVPQSIREFIRCRILRPLLRLLRGGITPRRLAWSLAMGIIVGINPSVGITTFLVVMLAWTFGLNQVASQIGAQSASPLHLLLFLPFIELGVHLFHTARVPLNRHQIEHLSHHPLRLFRDIWQWEWHALIVWGLAGAIAMPLLAIYIRRALVLLMRRHRTLVRSRPALH